CCCACTTGGAAGTCTCGGGCACGTCGATCTGCTCGTCGGCGCTGAGGATGGTGACCGCGTTGCGTTCGGAATCAAAACCCACGCCCGGACGGGAGACGTCGTTGACCACAATGATATCGACAGGTTTCGATTGCAGCTTGCGGCGCGCGTTTTCCACTGTGTTTTCCGTTTCCGCCGCAAAGCCAATCAGAAGTTGCGTGGTGCGCGCCGCCCCGAGTTCCGCCAGGATGTCCGGGGTGGGAACCAGATCGAGCGCCAGGTCACCGGTACGCTTGATCTTCTCCGCCGCCGCTTCCCGCGGCCGATAATCGCTGACCGCCGCGCACTTGATCACGATGCTGGACTCGGCGAAGCGCGCCAGAACAGCAGTGCGCATCTCCTCTGCCGTTTCCACGCGGACCAACTCGGCAGCCGCAGGAGGTTCGAGCGCGACGGGTCCGCTCACCAGGATGACGCGTGCTCCTCGCCGCAGTGCGGCCTCCGCCAGCGCATATCCCATGCGCCCGCTGGAGCGGTTGCTGAGGAAGCGCACGGGATCGATGGGCTCGCGCGTCGGACCTGCCGTGACCAGTACGGTTTCACCCGCCAGGTCCGGCACCGCGCCCAGCGCCTGGAG
The window above is part of the Terriglobales bacterium genome. Proteins encoded here:
- the coaBC gene encoding bifunctional phosphopantothenoylcysteine decarboxylase/phosphopantothenate--cysteine ligase CoaBC; translated protein: MKVVLGVSGGIAAYKAAEVVRLLQERGLRVQVVMTRAAQEFVRPLTFAALSGEKVITDMFGAGAAEPNIDSAVEHIAVAQSADALLVAPATADVIAKFASGQADDFLTTLFLATTAPVVVAPAMNVNMWEHPATRANVEKLRRRGVRVVEPDSGYLACGMVGPGRLAANETIVAAVLQALGAVPDLAGETVLVTAGPTREPIDPVRFLSNRSSGRMGYALAEAALRRGARVILVSGPVALEPPAAAELVRVETAEEMRTAVLARFAESSIVIKCAAVSDYRPREAAAEKIKRTGDLALDLVPTPDILAELGAARTTQLLIGFAAETENTVENARRKLQSKPVDIIVVNDVSRPGVGFDSERNAVTILSADEQIDVPETSKWEVAHRVLDAVVRLKQRRRAPAEAGR